The Nicotiana tabacum cultivar K326 chromosome 5, ASM71507v2, whole genome shotgun sequence sequence aaaaattatttacttttttctgggattgttttttttttttctaaaatcagCGTTTGACCATGAAATTCCAAAttcaatttgaagttgaattcCGGAAAGCTATTTTTCACAATCTTCACTCCAAattactcacaaaaattcaaaaacaacttcAAGTTgtattcatatccaaacacaattccaattttcaaatactattttcaacTTGAAAGAAATTTCACTTTTTCTggaatttcacaattcttatgtccaaacgtcaCTTAAATACattttttaggaaaaaaaaaaaaaagaaagcttACCAAACTCCTTAGAGACAGCTTTTTGTCTGTTAAATCTACATCAACGTATCCAGCAAAGGAAGGTTTGTACATTTTCTTACTATCCTTAAGAGTTGACCTGTCACCAAAAAGGGGGAAAAAACAAATAGAACAACAAGGTTAACAAATAGCAAAAGCTTAAAAACAATAACATTTTAATAACAATTTATGTATGAGACATAAGgtgagttttttttctttttttttggggtggggggtgggggtgggggggttTAATAGATGTCTACATAGTAAGAAAACAAACCTTGAGGCATCAGAACACATGAGAACTTTGTATTTATCTTGAACTTTGAACACTCTAAAGAAAACAGGTGTATACTCTTCCAAATTTTCAGAAGACAAAGTTAGAAGCCCAAATGGGCCAAGTCCACCTTGAACATTTGAACCCCTAATAGCACATACATCTTGTGCATAAAGATCATCCCAACTAGAATCAAATTCTTCTACATTGTCCAAACTTGAAAAGGAAAATGTCACTTCAACATCAGCCTGCCAATTAAATTAACACTCAGAAATTAGCCTTAACTTTGTCTTGTCACATTAAGAGGGCAGCCCGGTGTACTAAGCTCTCGCTATGTGCAGAATCCGGGGAagggccagaccacaagggtctattgtacgcaaccttatcCTACATTTCTGCAGAGGCTGTTTCCACAGCTtgaacccatgacctcctgatcacatggcaataactttaccagttatgccAAGGTTTCCTTTCTTGTCACTAATTTCATAAATAAATGAAATGGATAAATTTATTTGGAACTAACAATAAAAAAAGTTCAAACCTGTGCAGGTGTGATTCCTTTAACTTCAACCTTTTCTCCCTTGTTCAATTTTTGATTTCTTAATTGCACCTCATTCTTTCTCAAGGTTTTTAATTCTTCAACGGGCCATTGAACCAACTGTTTGCCACTAGGATCAAGCCATATTTTACGCGGAATAGCCTGAATTCCAGCCCATCCTTTCTTGACATCATCAATAGGGAAAGCATCCGATTCATTAGCCCAACCCCACAAAATTCTTCGATTTTTGCTTGGGTCATAAAATGTTTTTGATGCATAAAAATTACCATAGTCGAGTCTCAATCCCTTCCATCCATCGATCGATGTATTATCCGGAATGTACCTATCTTTTTTTGTGTCATACGTACCGACTGTGTAGTACTCAAACCTAGTCAAATCAAGACTAACCTTAAGAACATGTTTAATGTTGTCACCATCAAATGATGTGTCCAAACCATTTGAATGTTCCAATGACACTGGAAAAAAATCAGGACACTCCCAATTTCCAGTATTGGCTGATGTATGAAGTGGATGTTGGGCTTTGGTCCATTTCATAAAGTCCTTACTCCTATACAATATTGCTTTTCCTCTATGTTTTCTAACACTACCAACCAAAATTCTCCAATGCCCGTCACGGCCCAACCAAGCGGTTGTTGGGTCGCGAAATTGGGTTTTGTTGATGCTCTTGTCCGCAACGATTAACGGGTTGTTATCGGGCTTGATCCACTTACGGAGAAATGGATCGGATAAATTAGCTGGTATGGCGTAGTTTTGGACTTGGGTATTTTTGGCATCTACTATTCCAGTGTAGAGGATAATGGGCTTGGGCTTTTTACCAGGAAGAATAGTGGCTGACCCGGACCATGTACCGTATTTGTCGAACACTTTGGACGGATAAATTGCAGGCTCTAAACGGGCCCAATTAATCAAGTCTGTGGATACTGAATGGGCCCAAACAATATTGCCCCATACTGCACCTTTAGGATTATACTGATAAAATAGATGATAGACTCCATTGTAATACATTGGACCTGTTGGAAAAAAAAACAGATTAATGTAAATGATTATGATTTTAGCTAAAATTTAGTAAAAACAGTAATTATGAAACTTGATCTCACCGTTGGGATCTAATGTTTGTTGTTTGGAAGCATCCGAGCCAAGACCATAAAAAGGAGTAAATTGAAAATGATTAGTAAAAACATTTGAATGCAATTGAAAAAAATTGTATAACAAGAAAATTATTGAATAGAATATTCAGATCAATctcataaaaaaaaaaacacgGAAACCAATTACAGAACTTAGTGAGTTGCTATAAACATTTTATGCAAGATTAAGCCCGGTGCATGAAGCATCCGGCATTCACATAGAGTTCGTGGAAGGGTCGCACATCGAAAACGTGAGGTGGTGTGATATAGGTAGGATGccctaatgcatgcattagtggCTGATTAATCTGTAACTTATAGGTCATCCGAATACAATTTAACTTAATCTTTCATTTCCTTTAAGGATCAAATCGAATactaaattttaaaagaaaagcttatttttttatagtttatttaGCTCTTAATAAAATGATACAGCCACAATAATGTTAAGATCAAAAAAGTATCTATCAACAAAGGCGGGCCTAATTTAGAAGTTATGAGTTCACATGAATCAATAACTTTTGCCGTAATTCTGTATTAAGAAATCTACTAAATATCTATAGATATTTGAGTGTATCTAATGAAAATAAGTAGCTAAAAGCACATAGTTTGAAATTTTGGGAAGTAAATTTCACTGTCACTGAACAGATACAGAAATCTAGGAAATACAAAAAGATTATTTGTCTTTTTCAGCATTTAAACGGAGAAATCTACTACTCCTATTTGGTGTTGAAGCTAGTTATGGGAACCAACTCATGCAAGCCCCACTATGTTAGTTCAAATAGCAGAAACTCTTCCACTATTGTGTTTCAAACGAGAAATATTTAAGGTAAAAAAGACAAGAATACTGATAAATTGTTAATTTCTCATCCTTCAATTAATTCTGATTctattcaattatttatttatttaattatttatttatctgCAACATGAAAAGAACATtcattgttttccaggtggggaGAGATGTCAGTCTCATGCATgcaatttgagcccaaactcATTTAACTCGTTCAATCAATTCATAGTTGGGCTGGTCATTGATCAGCTCATTTATTGAATCAGCTTATTTTGGCTCAATCCATCTTAGCTCATCTAAAGTTGGACTAATTTTGGTCCAAGTTGATCCATgaataactttattaaaatatctttaaaatatttttttttgtttgatatgttatatatgacaattacaaaagaaaaaaattcttatTAGATAATTAAATAATTCAGAAGAAAATAACACATATCAATTAAAACTTGATAAAAGTTGAGCGAGTTGGGATATGACACAAAGTTTAATCCATCTTAACCCAACTCATATCAATCTAAGTAACTTTCAGGCGGGTCAATAACCCACTCATTTATTGACTCAATCCATTTTGAATTGCCCAACATCAATCCAACTCGCTCATTTGACACCCCTAATGCAACATGAAAATCtcaatataataaataataaattagtCAATTTGTGGATTGAATAATGGCAtagtaaaattcaaaagaaaCCACATAATGTAATCAGCCACAGCAATTGATGAGGAACTAAGAAGGTTAGCAAAAATTCTTTTTTGATCGACTGAAAAATTAATGTCTCGTTTTGGATAAGCAAGTACTACCTCCTAGAATTTATAATAAGGATTATTTGACTAAACTACCATTTATCTCCTCTCAAATTTTAGTAATATCTGttgagaaaatttggaaaaaaaataaagtgcatagattatttattaaaacaagggtctACACTTGCTTCAGAAAAAAATTTATTTGTCTAAAACGACATTTAGAATGGACAGGATGTATACCAGACTACCAGTGtagtaatattaattaaaaaaaaaggtttattatttttgtaaacaCTATAAAAAGGTTGGGTGATTAGCAGAAAATGGAATTGTGCTTTTTCTTCTGTTTATTATGCAGGATATATAGCTAAAACAAAACCCAATAATTTCACATAATCTATGTCCAATTGACCATAAAAATTGAGTACTACAATGATAAGAACAACAAAACAATAATGACATGATTATTCCCTAAGGCCCTTCCCATTTGTGTAGCTTTAAAAAATCAAGcaacattaattattttttccaattCCATCTTTACTATTTCAAGCAGGTAATACTCTCTCCATCTCATATTATTAATCGTGGATACTAAAAATAgttgtatcaaattatttgtcactttaaaagttcaagacaaaattaattttcttttttctttttttacccttagtaataattatcCTTGAAGATTACAAATACCTTAATTATGGATAACTTTATTCAAATACCAATAAAGAAAGATTAATTTTTCTTAAGGAGCGTGTACAAGAGACACACCATTAATATAAACCGCAGGGAGTATCATTAATAATCATTTATAATTAATGCTATTCAACTACTATTTTCTAGGAAGAGATAATGATAACTTAGTCAAATATCATATATAACACATGATATTAAATGATTATTAATTGTAGTGTACCAAAAACTTAATCTACGAATGAAAAGGATGGGAAGAGtataatttacaaaaaaaattatattaattttcTAAAGTCTCATCTGCTCTATACAATTCAGTGATATCATCACATTTGCATAAAAATGTACGAGGAAAAAGTgatatagaagaaaacaaaaatcatAAGACATCGCACCACACATACATAAAACATTAGATAGAAGAACATATCAATACAAACACCCTTTTCTTATACATGAGTGcgaataataatattttttttaaaatcaatatTAATATATACACTCGACCTCttaaaaataatacaaagaaaATATCAATTTGAGATGTAAGATAAAACCTTAAAACCACCACATCATCCCTAATTAATACATGTACAAGATAAATTATATCCATAGGACGATATACGTAAAATTCTCAATGTAAAACTATATATTTATATGaatataaacaaacaaagaagAGACTTGTGGAGAAAAACATACCATTGATCCAATGTTTAGGGGGTTGAAAATGGTAACCAGTTCTATGGATTTTTCTTACACTCACAGCACTTGAAGATTGCAATTCCATTAACACTTCATGTGAAGCATTAACCCCATTATTATTGGTAAAAACTACcacaaaaaacatcaaaaaaactGGCAAAGACCAAAGAGAAAACTTCCGTAAAAACTCCATTTTCCTTTATGATTTTGACAAAGAGTTTTCttcctttttaaaaataataataataatattagagAGAAAGAAActgaggaggaagaagaaagggTGTGAAGAGTATTTATAGAGAAACAATAGAAAGAGATGAGTCAACCAAacaaatagaaggaaaaaaaggCTGAGATTATTATAATAAGATTTAGGAATGGAAACTTAATCGCGGATTTATCTATTAAATGGATAGGAATAGGAATTAAATTTGGATAAACTTTTCATTAAAAGTTATGTTTAATACGGAGCGTCTGTTTTGGCAAAATTCGTTTGCCGGATTTTTCTCCCACGATTCTCTTGCCATTTGCCAATCTTTCTCTGTgcgtgtttttttttttcttaactagtattagtacccgtgcGGATGCGTGGACACTAGTCATGTcagataattaaattatttggattgtatgtaaatgattttaaaatttatactttctcagtaaatatagataatcattggatgTTAACTCAAtgaaaaaaattaaccatttattctatttttcttttttgataccaTTCTTGCCGGTGTCATTGAATCTTAAAAATAATCATGaaacaaaataataactcatatttatggcaaaacaatcaaatgttgagacaataaatgactctttggatacggcttaactcttttactactacttgaactcttatttggtgtgttaaTATctgttaaaaaatatttctttcttaaaatttcaatttctaaaatattatttttcaataataattatttttataataatgtaattgaaaatattattcttaattcaaaactcattttagttaaaaaaattaaccatgttaaaaatataaaaaattctttagctagtgaatttgttttactccgttttgatatttgacattaaccatgttaaaaattatttgaattatatgtaaataaccacatttaaaccttctaagtaattatagataatcgtcagatattaattaagaaacactacataaaaaaggactaacattttctcaattctcgtagtgataatttatTTTTGCAATATTCTCATAtgtgtcattggaacctaaaaatagtcacaaagtgaaataataactcatatttatggtaaagcacaaaggttgacacgatataaaTGATTTTTTGATTACGACGTGACTCTTATACTacaacttgaactcttatttggtatgatttttatctttcaaaaaatatttctattttgaaatttcaattttcaaaaacaatcattatatatatatatatatatatatatatatatatatatatatatatatataatgatgcaagtgaagatattatccttaatttaaaattcactttaatgaCTCCACTTTTactttaagtttatcgatatctctagccccaaaatttgaattttttataCCCTACATATATAATATTTGTATACTCGtgtgttgtcggtatatcatctattGATATTAGCtgtaaaaagtaaacaataaatatggccggatattatgtaaatattccataagatttcggttttttgaatttatccatgatataacttctattataataattttaaaactctctactaatgctcaaaaatatcttatctttttattatctttgaattaaaaaaaaagtaaagagattttttgaaataatttgtttgcatttaaaaaaaaaatattttacgtcataccaattttttctttatatatgctctttgttacacttaaaagtcgctatagaaactatcaattagaaaccaatttatctcttgttgagtttgaaaaaaaaaatctttcacataatctaatgattcaatataatattcttcaacgaaaaaaatattatgcCCTTGCAaatattggcttgactacagCTAAACGTTTGGGTTTtagcttatacccttcaattccttgaatgtACTAAATTGacattaatgatagcaattgtatatcaatagttttgttatttgtttgatgtccatttatgcaaattgactctttaaacaaatattcttcaagaagaaaaaagaaataattttttttaatattgactgattttgtgatatttttctctagcatgtatgtttactttattatatatgtaagtaaacttttatttggttttgtaaactcttttttgttatttagataaacatagacgtgtaccctatatattacatttattttaaaagaattttattttattcaaatctagctacaatgtttcaaagaactatacttataggattttaaatgtgaaagagttatATGTCGAGTTTTGTTTTTtgctagaggcgaagtagtatttaaataattataaaaaaaaataacaaaagttcctaatatgattgcatatgatcattaacagAATTAattatgataacatgataaaaaaaaaaaaaattatttttaatttaaatttgaattttagaactttatctataaattcaaaattatctttaattatatatatatatatatatatatatatatatatatatatatatatattatcatatttatatttaactaaaatagtcaaatatagaataaagttaccatatactattgacattattagcttgccacttggctaccataatgtcaattatatatggtaactttcttgctttaatatatatatatatagatttgaCTCTCACTGGATTATATTTCTTCACATATTTTTGGATGttttagctaattgttgttataaaaatatatatattataacaaaaCATAAAATTGGTTCCGGAAAAATTTAgtttttatagtgaagtgttgttatataaggATATTATTATACAGAGGtatgactgtatatatatatttttatacttcATCAGCTCTTTTTAAAAATTTGTGAAGAATTAATTTTAATAGTCGCTCACTAAATGTTTAAATTAGAAATAGTCGgtgaatatataatatatgtataattcatgaATTATGTATACTatgtgtataattgtgtataatgaATTTATAGGTTATTCATACCGACTATAAAAAGTAAACCGTGAAGTTGACCGGCTATTTGTGAAAAAGTCAATTATTTGTCGCTCCAAGCAAGTAAATTTGGTCtagaataattattattttaagaaacaaaaaaaaatactccTATTAATTGTAAGACTCCAAAAGATATACGGTCATTATTTTCTCATTTAAGTAAGAGATAAAGATAATTTAGTCAACTTTATTACAATtagttttattaaatatttttcttaataGTTGTGCCAAAATATTAAACCAGAGGAGTACTTCAATTCTGCAAATTTGCTTAACATGCATTGATTTTCGAGGCCCAGGAGATGTTATTGCCACGTAATATTTTAATGTAATCTCTAAATTTTATAACTGAAACACTTTTGGATCAATTTTATGTGGCACAAATTTATTTCCGAAAGCAATAATTTTACGTTAATACTATCTCATTAGCAGTAAATAATTTAGAGGATTTACTTCTCTAATACACCTTCCGAATTCTTAGGTTTCATGTCTAAGAAGTGATAAGTGAATCTCTAATTTCTAAGTTTCAGATAAAAATAATTCGATTTGATTTGCGTCTAGCGAATATAGTCAGACATGTCTACAACAACATTCTTATATAACAATACTttactataaaagtcaagtttttaTTGGAATCAATTTacatattataatatatattctttATAGCAGCATTTTGCTATAACAATCAAAAATATCCGGGAAAATGAAACTGTTATATAGAGATTTGACGGCAATAGCATTCTTGCTTGGTTTGGATTAGTTCATTTTCTAGTAAGTTGGAACATTCATTTGGTCAAAACTTTGGAGATTCTGCATATCCATTCCAAATTCATACTAAATCAATGGAAAGGATTAGGATTAGCTCCAGTAAAATTAGCTCCAATAATTTTCAATGGAGCGGTGGATATAAGCCACGTTTGCAAGTAAAATATTAATGGCCAGGATGAATTTTTATGATACTCTTcaagtctcttttttttttttttatttcagctTTAAATAATAGGAGAATTTAATAACACAAGATATTTATACAGAATACTCTTTCAGTTTTACTTTACCTATTCTATGTACTAGATAAGTATTTTAacaaatttttaaataaaaaaaaggacaCCTAGATTTTAAAAATCATTGTCAGTGTTCACAGAAGAAAAATATACGTATTTACTTTTGTATTTATTTAACAAAAAGGCATACTTCTTCAATTTTACTGCACttgttttttatttgttttcgtACTCCATTGATTTTTATTTGTGATTATAAGAAGTATATATTAATAAAAGAGgacaaattctttttcttttcctctcttttttccttcCGAAAAGTGGATAAATTCCACTACTTCTTGTTTATAAACAATTTTGAATGTATAGGACAACTAAAGCAAAATTGAGAAGTATTTTTATGCAAGAACCATGGgctttaaaatataatttaatggTGAAATAAAAAAATGGAATGAGTATCATAGAAATTGATCTAGGCCATTAGTACTTCTATTTCACACGTGGCATACATCCATTGCTCCATTGAGAATTAATGGAGCTAATTTTACAGTAGCTAATCTTTTCACCTCAAAAAAATAGTCGCATgtataacttttatatatatatatattttatttttctgtatgttgtacacaaaaaataaaaataaaaaattatatacttTTACGGCTACTGATTATAAATAGTTTCGGGCTAAAATTGATCTTTGCTCAAAAATATTCTCTCTTTTTTCAGACTGTCATATCATTGCATATACACTTCCGCGAGAGAAGATCATTTATAGCTCATCGGCCCAAACATATATCACCCGCTAGTCCAAAAATTGCAATATACATTTTATAGCCCAAAAGTAATTCTAGGGGCTAGCTCAAAAGTAATTAACTAAGAGGCTCAATCTGCTATCCCGATCCCTATCCTTTCCCCGTTCTCTTCTATCATCTCGATCGGTTGCCTCTCTCTCTGTAATTAGCCATTGATTTCTCCATATACTGTAAGAACCCAAACAACAGCcttttttatcaattttattaaggggtcgtttggtagagtgTATAAGAATAGCATTAGTAACAACCCttccacttttttttttctttttctttctttaatgcTTTCGCCGGAGCAATCTATGTTTGCCGGTGGAGCTGGTGGAAGCGGTGTCGGTGAGTATAATCGGCGGCTAAAAAAGGCGATGATGATTTTGTCATTCCCTTCTGAGCTTATTAATCAATCGGGGAATTTTGAGATAACTCGACCCATATCTTGGCGGGGCATGCTCCCAGTGGGTTTTTGCAACCATGGCGTCGTTGGATTCTCTTTTTTTGCCTGAGGTTAAACACAAATCTGATCCTCAATTTATTGTTACTCTCTGTTTCATTTTATATACAATGAGGCTATGATAATTTTTGATTTTCTCTTCATTGGAAGATGAATCAAACATATTTTACGTATTGAAACATGTTTCTGAAAGTGATAATTGGAAACAAAATACATACTAAACAAaactatcactatacaaaaaatataaaaaatagactatgattatacaaaatatatacaaaatagactgtcattatacaaaaaatatacaacatAGATTAtaactatacaatttatatacaaaatagattgtcactatataatttatatacattaaactgtcattatacaaaaaaatatataaaatagagtGTCACTATACaaagaatatacaaaatagattatcaatacacaaaaaaatatacaaaacagaccgtcactatacaaaaaatatataaagtagATATTTCGAGCTATTGGATGCAATAAGTTTGGGCCGAAGGCCATTTCTTGTAAGTGAAAAAAACATGGGCTATTAAACTttttgaggggctatagagggTAGTTGTCTCCACTTCCGTTGCTTTTTCACcaaacagtaaaaaaaaaaaaaaaaaaaatagcccggTGCACAAAATATTTCGCGTTCATGCAGATACAGGGTCCTAGAAAGGGCCGCACCCGAAAGCTGATATTTGTATCTAACtcttactacaacaacaacaataactcaaTAGAATCCCACTAGTGGAGTCTAGGAAGGATATAGTGTATGCATAACTTACCCCTACTCCAGAGGTAGCCTCAGGTAGGGAGGCTGTTTCCAAAAAAAACCTCGGCTCGATAGACGAGCTAACTCTTACTCAAACAAATCGAGTTTCAAAAGCCCAtttatcaatcacattttcagGCACACCAGTCAAAAAGCCATCGGACCTGTGAAAGTCACATCTTTGACTAATATACACGGGCTTCTGATAGGATGTCCTGTTTAAGCAGCAGCCAAGGCGCCAAGACCCGTTGTTGACAAATCAGGTCAACCGCTGAGTAGAATTCGACAATGGGTTTGAGTCGGTGATTGTAAAACTTCCTTTTATCGATCTTGATTCGCGTATAAATTCCGGAACTATGGACCTAGCTGAACCGGAGAGCCCCGAAGTCCCACGGGTATCATAGAATTACGTTAGGTACCAGATGAATAGGCCCGAGAAAACCCCTGTATAGCTTCTTCGATTTCTCGATAAAGAGCAATATGACCAACAGTGGTTCGAATGTATATAAAGAATAACGCTAGCACCACTACTAACATATAGAAAATAGGCTACATGTTCATTAAATATTTGACATACTACATTATCATCCAAGATTATTTGAAATATAGTCAAAGTGCTGCAGTTTTTTCTTTCGAAAATAACTTGTTCCCGTtatgttttctattttttatcAGGATCATTTCTCACCAATTAAAATCAGGAATT is a genomic window containing:
- the LOC107801926 gene encoding beta-fructofuranosidase, insoluble isoenzyme 1-like, whose product is MEFLRKFSLWSLPVFLMFFVVVFTNNNGVNASHEVLMELQSSSAVSVRKIHRTGYHFQPPKHWINDPNGPMYYNGVYHLFYQYNPKGAVWGNIVWAHSVSTDLINWARLEPAIYPSKVFDKYGTWSGSATILPGKKPKPIILYTGIVDAKNTQVQNYAIPANLSDPFLRKWIKPDNNPLIVADKSINKTQFRDPTTAWLGRDGHWRILVGSVRKHRGKAILYRSKDFMKWTKAQHPLHTSANTGNWECPDFFPVSLEHSNGLDTSFDGDNIKHVLKVSLDLTRFEYYTVGTYDTKKDRYIPDNTSIDGWKGLRLDYGNFYASKTFYDPSKNRRILWGWANESDAFPIDDVKKGWAGIQAIPRKIWLDPSGKQLVQWPVEELKTLRKNEVQLRNQKLNKGEKVEVKGITPAQADVEVTFSFSSLDNVEEFDSSWDDLYAQDVCAIRGSNVQGGLGPFGLLTLSSENLEEYTPVFFRVFKVQDKYKVLMCSDASRSTLKDSKKMYKPSFAGYVDVDLTDKKLSLRSLIDHSVVESFGAGGKTCITSRVYPTLAIHDKAHLFAFNNGTETITIETLDAWSMAKSKR